Proteins co-encoded in one Campylobacter concisus genomic window:
- a CDS encoding superoxide dismutase family protein → MKKIVLLSAVLGTLLFAHEGHHFDAKSGEHLVIPVNELSEKGDKSVGEVVAVKTNYGVAFFPNLKGLTAGLHGFHIHENADCGATEKGLGMKAGGHWDPAGTKMHSFAWDDKGHKGDLPALYVDAEGNANYPVLAPKIKSLDELKGHSLMVHVGGDNHSDNPKALGGGGARMLCGVIK, encoded by the coding sequence ATGAAAAAAATCGTTTTACTAAGTGCAGTTTTAGGAACTTTGCTTTTTGCTCACGAAGGTCATCACTTTGATGCAAAATCTGGTGAACATCTAGTTATACCTGTTAATGAGCTAAGCGAGAAGGGCGATAAGAGTGTCGGCGAAGTAGTAGCTGTTAAGACAAACTACGGCGTTGCATTTTTTCCAAATTTAAAAGGACTTACTGCAGGGCTACACGGCTTTCACATCCATGAAAATGCTGACTGTGGTGCGACTGAAAAAGGCCTTGGTATGAAAGCAGGCGGCCACTGGGATCCAGCCGGCACAAAAATGCACTCTTTTGCATGGGATGATAAGGGTCACAAAGGCGATTTACCGGCACTTTACGTAGATGCTGAGGGTAATGCGAACTATCCAGTACTAGCCCCAAAGATAAAAAGTCTTGACGAGCTAAAAGGTCACTCATTAATGGTTCATGTTGGTGGCGATAATCATAGCGACAACCCAAAAGCACTTGGCGGTGGCGGTGCTAGAATGCTTTGTGGCGTTATTAAGTAG
- a CDS encoding TSUP family transporter, whose protein sequence is MEFDLLSYVVFFVAAFLGGFIDSIAGGGGLITLPAIMAMGVPPHLALGTNKLQGVFGSFTATLNFTKRGLINYKECFVGIVFTFIGAIIGAVVILFLNTNFLKIIIPFLLIAIFIYTLFMPKVGENDRAAKMNEKLFYVVFGLMLGFYDGFFGPGTGSFWTFAIVALIGLNLKKAVAHTKLLNFTSNIVALGIFIAGGQMLWAVGLLMAVGQILGAYFGSNLVIKKEVKFIRTMFLVVVAVTICKLIFDYFRV, encoded by the coding sequence ATGGAATTTGATCTACTTAGCTATGTCGTTTTTTTTGTAGCTGCGTTTTTAGGTGGTTTTATCGATTCTATCGCTGGTGGAGGTGGGCTTATAACGCTTCCAGCTATTATGGCGATGGGCGTGCCACCACACCTTGCACTTGGCACAAATAAGCTTCAAGGTGTCTTTGGTAGCTTTACAGCGACTCTAAATTTCACAAAACGGGGATTAATTAATTATAAAGAGTGCTTTGTAGGTATCGTTTTTACTTTCATTGGAGCTATCATTGGAGCGGTGGTTATCTTATTTTTAAATACAAATTTTTTAAAGATAATTATCCCATTTTTACTGATTGCTATTTTTATCTACACGCTTTTTATGCCAAAAGTCGGTGAAAATGATAGAGCTGCAAAGATGAATGAAAAGCTATTTTATGTAGTTTTTGGACTAATGCTTGGCTTTTATGATGGTTTTTTTGGTCCAGGAACAGGATCTTTTTGGACATTTGCGATAGTGGCATTAATTGGGCTAAATTTAAAAAAGGCTGTCGCTCATACAAAACTCTTAAATTTTACTAGCAATATCGTTGCTCTTGGCATTTTTATAGCCGGCGGACAGATGCTTTGGGCTGTTGGACTTTTGATGGCAGTTGGTCAAATTTTAGGCGCATATTTTGGATCAAATCTTGTCATTAAAAAAGAGGTAAAATTTATTAGAACAATGTTTCTAGTGGTAGTTGCAGTGACTATTTGTAAATTGATTTTCGATTATTTCAGAGTTTAA
- a CDS encoding McrB family protein has protein sequence MISDNLKNEILDGFKYFTNRYVQGTKYSKYEKITRDKLSNFRENLIKFTDNTFKNFISERNGNWLKADGKTIARYIWNRYQPFKNESHLVVYFAVLAEPSNFYVSIGLTDTKLSDTEENLKDEIYNFLESECKKIHISGFKLDKLAWEKYIYFTIENIYTFTTLDYTSLLNALTNVYKLAYDKFYKNIENNRQNNSDNKGYEMTNDDKKLTYPLNQILYGPPGTGKTYNVVRKALEIIEGNASDDMSKFKRYIESGQIKFVTFHQSYGYEEFVEGIKPIFNQDKGLEYKITNGVFKDICKNAIFNVGDTIEGYTISYVGSELIKLKKKNIEGEIPVPIYLIEELVRLLKNGSITIEDIKNRSAAEKNPEILEKYIVNGYTNLFTYLVEYYMEKSSIKTKKRVLIIDEINRGNISKIFGELITLIEPSKRLSADDEIKVELPYSKEKFGVPSNLYIIGTMNTADRSIALMDTALRRRFEFVEMMPEYDELNKINIEDINIGKMLKMINERIEYIYDRDHTIGHAYFINVSDMETLANVFKNKILPLLQEYFYDDWEKIRLVLGDNQKNEDLQFVKVKKNMVAKELFGSKIDDIDDKVLYEINNQETFNNPQSYIKIYKQNKTQEQ, from the coding sequence ATGATAAGCGATAATTTAAAAAATGAAATTTTAGATGGGTTTAAATATTTTACAAATAGATACGTTCAGGGTACAAAATACAGCAAATACGAAAAAATAACACGTGACAAATTAAGTAATTTTCGTGAAAATTTGATCAAATTTACAGATAATACTTTTAAAAATTTTATAAGTGAGCGTAATGGAAATTGGCTAAAAGCAGATGGTAAAACTATTGCAAGATATATATGGAATAGATATCAACCTTTTAAGAATGAGTCTCATTTGGTTGTTTATTTTGCCGTTTTAGCAGAACCAAGTAATTTTTATGTATCTATAGGACTAACTGACACAAAACTAAGCGATACAGAAGAAAATCTAAAAGATGAAATATATAACTTCCTAGAGTCAGAATGCAAAAAGATACATATATCTGGTTTCAAACTTGATAAACTTGCATGGGAAAAGTATATATACTTTACCATAGAAAATATATATACTTTTACAACTCTTGACTACACAAGCTTACTTAATGCACTAACAAATGTATATAAGCTGGCATATGACAAATTTTATAAAAACATAGAAAACAACAGACAAAATAATAGTGATAACAAAGGATATGAAATGACAAATGATGACAAAAAATTAACTTATCCCCTTAATCAAATTTTATACGGTCCTCCTGGAACTGGAAAAACATATAACGTTGTTCGTAAAGCACTAGAAATTATAGAAGGCAATGCGTCAGATGATATGTCTAAATTTAAAAGGTATATTGAAAGCGGACAAATAAAATTCGTAACATTTCATCAAAGCTATGGATATGAGGAATTTGTTGAGGGTATAAAACCTATTTTTAACCAAGATAAGGGATTAGAATACAAAATAACAAATGGAGTTTTTAAAGATATTTGCAAAAATGCAATTTTTAATGTAGGAGATACGATAGAAGGATATACAATCTCTTATGTTGGAAGTGAACTCATAAAACTAAAGAAAAAAAATATAGAAGGAGAAATTCCTGTCCCAATCTATTTAATAGAAGAATTAGTAAGATTATTAAAAAATGGGTCTATTACAATAGAAGATATTAAAAATAGGAGTGCAGCAGAAAAAAATCCAGAAATACTCGAAAAATATATAGTAAATGGTTATACAAATTTGTTCACGTATTTAGTTGAATACTATATGGAAAAATCAAGCATAAAAACAAAAAAACGAGTATTAATCATCGACGAGATCAACCGCGGAAATATATCCAAAATTTTTGGCGAGCTTATAACGCTCATAGAGCCATCGAAAAGACTCAGTGCAGATGATGAGATAAAGGTCGAGCTGCCATATTCAAAAGAGAAATTTGGAGTACCGTCAAATCTATACATAATAGGCACGATGAATACAGCAGATCGCAGCATAGCCCTTATGGATACGGCACTTAGAAGAAGGTTTGAATTTGTGGAGATGATGCCAGAATATGACGAACTAAACAAAATAAATATCGAAGATATAAATATAGGCAAAATGCTAAAAATGATAAACGAGCGTATAGAATATATTTACGACAGAGACCACACGATAGGACATGCTTATTTTATAAATGTGTCAGACATGGAAACGCTTGCAAATGTCTTTAAAAACAAAATTTTACCGCTACTACAAGAGTATTTTTACGACGATTGGGAGAAAATCAGGCTAGTTCTAGGAGATAATCAGAAAAACGAAGACCTTCAGTTTGTTAAAGTCAAGAAAAATATGGTTGCAAAAGAATTATTTGGATCAAAGATCGACGATATAGACGATAAAGTCCTATACGAGATAAACAACCAAGAAACTTTCAACAACCCTCAAAGTTATATAAAAATTTACAAACAAAACAAAACGCAAGAGCAATGA
- a CDS encoding McrC family protein yields the protein MTKYLIEFEKFRPEDDQDLFNAVDAFTRENFAAVEFLKPGRDKKSDFLQAQNYVGIIQTKSGDSLEILPKIHDNDNGSNKEAVENSKRILLRMLKTLKNHPFKNINIANLKSLNLPLLEIFISMFLDEVSKLIKIGIKSDYVELEDNLKFLKGKLKISEQIRKNIVHKERFYVCYQEFSIDRAENHLIKSALEFLYRRSKSSKNQRLIREYLFIFDEISSSSDINADFNRLKLNRQTKHYEQALLWSKIFLQNKSFSPYRGSDVAFALLFDMNTLFESYVGNFIKKKLPGAILQHRGKYLIEEPRRDFGLKPDIFLRYKNQNYIADTKWKIVKSRDDISQADLYQLYAYGKKYECGRLYLVYPRISGVDQKAMKFKYENNMWLNVLYFDLEKDEIDRNLLV from the coding sequence ATGACTAAATACTTAATAGAGTTTGAAAAATTTCGCCCAGAAGACGACCAAGACCTATTTAACGCCGTAGATGCATTTACTAGAGAAAATTTTGCCGCAGTAGAATTTTTAAAGCCCGGCAGAGACAAAAAGAGCGATTTTTTACAAGCTCAAAACTATGTCGGTATCATCCAGACAAAAAGTGGCGATAGTCTTGAGATACTTCCAAAGATCCACGATAACGACAATGGCAGCAATAAAGAAGCAGTAGAAAATTCTAAAAGGATTTTACTGAGAATGTTAAAAACTTTAAAAAACCATCCATTTAAAAATATAAACATTGCGAATTTAAAAAGCTTGAATCTACCGCTTCTTGAAATTTTTATATCGATGTTCTTAGATGAAGTATCGAAACTCATAAAAATAGGCATAAAAAGCGACTATGTGGAGCTAGAAGATAATCTAAAATTTTTAAAAGGAAAGCTAAAAATATCAGAGCAAATACGTAAAAATATCGTGCATAAAGAGAGATTTTACGTTTGCTATCAGGAATTTTCCATAGATAGAGCCGAAAATCACCTCATAAAAAGCGCACTCGAGTTTTTATACAGACGCTCAAAATCAAGCAAAAATCAACGGCTTATTAGGGAATATTTATTTATCTTTGACGAAATTTCATCTAGCTCCGATATAAACGCGGACTTTAACCGCTTAAAACTAAATCGCCAAACAAAACACTATGAGCAAGCGCTTTTATGGAGTAAGATATTTTTACAAAATAAGTCGTTTAGTCCGTATAGAGGTAGCGATGTGGCTTTTGCCTTGCTATTTGATATGAATACGCTTTTTGAAAGCTATGTTGGAAATTTTATAAAGAAAAAGCTTCCCGGTGCCATATTGCAGCATCGAGGAAAATATCTTATTGAAGAACCAAGAAGAGACTTCGGGTTAAAACCAGATATATTTTTAAGATATAAAAACCAAAATTATATAGCCGACACAAAATGGAAGATCGTCAAGTCAAGAGATGATATCTCACAAGCCGACTTATATCAGCTATATGCTTATGGTAAGAAATACGAGTGCGGCAGGCTTTATCTCGTATACCCAAGAATAAGCGGCGTTGACCAAAAAGCTATGAAATTTAAATATGAAAACAATATGTGGCTTAATGTTTTATACTTTGATTTAGAAAAAGACGAGATTGATAGAAATTTACTAGTCTAA
- a CDS encoding NAD(P)H-dependent glycerol-3-phosphate dehydrogenase — MSIAVIGAGKWGSALFHAFSENNECVISSRTPREMLNFVSLEEALECEYLVCTIPTQATNLWLKQNYKNKGQKILVASKGIDTANLKFLNEIYEDFVDRENLAFLSGPTFAKEIMQKLPCALVVNSKNENLALKFASFFPSYMKAYTSDDVIGAEVCGAYKNVIAIAGGICDGLGLGNNARASLISRGLVEMARFGKFFGAKDETFMGLSGAGDLFLTASSILSRNYRVGLGIARHERLEKILNELGEVAEGVDTARAISKIAKEKGIYVPIASEVENMLNGKDVFESVKSLLGRR, encoded by the coding sequence ATGAGCATAGCAGTCATCGGAGCTGGCAAGTGGGGCAGTGCGCTATTTCACGCATTTAGTGAAAATAACGAGTGTGTCATCAGCTCAAGAACACCAAGAGAGATGTTAAATTTTGTAAGCTTAGAAGAGGCTTTGGAGTGCGAATATCTAGTCTGCACGATCCCAACGCAAGCTACAAATTTATGGCTAAAGCAAAACTACAAAAACAAAGGTCAAAAGATCCTAGTCGCCAGCAAGGGCATAGACACGGCAAATCTCAAATTTTTAAATGAAATTTATGAAGACTTTGTGGATAGAGAAAATTTGGCTTTTCTCTCTGGGCCGACCTTTGCAAAAGAGATCATGCAGAAGCTTCCTTGCGCTTTGGTGGTAAATTCTAAAAATGAAAATTTAGCTTTAAAATTTGCTTCATTTTTCCCAAGCTACATGAAAGCCTACACCTCAGATGATGTGATAGGCGCTGAAGTATGTGGGGCATATAAAAACGTGATCGCCATAGCTGGCGGCATCTGTGACGGCCTTGGCCTTGGCAACAACGCAAGGGCGAGCCTTATTTCACGTGGGCTTGTCGAGATGGCTAGATTTGGCAAATTTTTTGGCGCAAAAGATGAGACATTTATGGGGCTAAGCGGTGCAGGGGATCTGTTTTTAACTGCCTCATCGATACTTTCACGCAACTACCGCGTAGGTCTTGGTATTGCAAGGCACGAGAGATTAGAAAAAATTTTAAATGAGCTTGGCGAAGTGGCCGAGGGCGTCGATACCGCAAGAGCTATTAGTAAGATCGCCAAAGAAAAGGGCATATATGTGCCGATCGCTAGCGAGGTTGAAAATATGCTAAATGGCAAAGATGTTTTTGAAAGCGTTAAATCGCTTTTGGGAAGAAGATGA
- a CDS encoding TIGR02757 family protein — protein MSELKSLLDSHVLSKNTNLGLFEAPDPLQVATKFKEPNIALICALFAYGNAKMIVKFLNSLDFGLLDESEQNIKKNLSNFKYRFQNENDVREIFITLSRLKKEGDIEEILRQGLAKNGEMIDGVNELIKFIYGLNSYRSDGYEFFFGKSFDKEPQSPYKRYNMYLRWMVRGSDIDLGLFKNLPKDKLLMPLDVHTHRVSLNLGLINRKSYDFKAVMDLTKKLREFDEFDPIKYDFALYRIGQSKELETIVKNLNQ, from the coding sequence ATGAGCGAGCTAAAGAGCCTTTTAGACTCGCACGTACTTAGTAAAAATACAAATCTGGGGCTGTTTGAAGCCCCAGATCCACTTCAAGTAGCTACTAAATTTAAAGAGCCAAACATAGCGCTCATTTGTGCGTTATTTGCTTATGGCAACGCAAAAATGATAGTGAAATTTCTAAATTCGCTTGATTTTGGTTTGCTTGATGAGAGTGAGCAAAATATCAAAAAAAATTTATCAAATTTCAAATACCGCTTTCAAAATGAAAATGATGTAAGAGAAATTTTTATCACTCTCTCACGTCTTAAAAAAGAGGGTGATATAGAAGAAATTTTACGCCAAGGTCTTGCAAAAAATGGCGAAATGATAGATGGCGTAAATGAGCTTATTAAATTTATTTACGGGCTAAATTCTTACCGCTCTGACGGATATGAGTTTTTCTTTGGTAAGAGTTTTGACAAAGAGCCACAAAGCCCATATAAACGCTATAACATGTATCTTCGCTGGATGGTAAGGGGTAGCGACATCGACCTTGGGCTATTTAAAAATTTACCAAAAGATAAACTTTTGATGCCGCTTGATGTTCATACGCATAGAGTTTCTTTAAATTTAGGACTTATAAACAGAAAGAGCTACGATTTCAAAGCAGTCATGGATCTTACAAAAAAACTTAGAGAATTTGACGAGTTTGATCCGATAAAATACGACTTTGCACTTTATAGAATAGGGCAGAGCAAAGAGCTAGAAACTATCGTAAAAAATCTTAATCAATAA
- a CDS encoding F0F1 ATP synthase subunit A — MKDLFLFSNFLNSSHAFIYAFHFLFVALIVIIVAYIARSKMQLVPRGLQNIVEAYLEGVISMGRDTLGSEKLARKYLPLVATIGFIVFFSNIVGIIPGFESPTSSLNLTLVLALVVFVYYNFEGIRENGFFKYFGHFMGPNKFLAPIMFPVEVISHLSRVVSLSFRLFGNIKGDDLFLLAMLTLAPWFAPLPAFALLTLMAVLQTFIFMMLTYVYLAGAVAISEHEH; from the coding sequence ATGAAAGATTTGTTTCTATTTTCAAATTTCCTAAATAGCTCCCACGCCTTTATCTATGCGTTTCACTTTCTATTTGTAGCTTTGATTGTTATCATAGTTGCTTATATAGCAAGGAGTAAGATGCAGCTTGTACCAAGAGGTCTTCAAAATATAGTTGAAGCTTATTTGGAGGGCGTTATATCTATGGGAAGAGATACTTTAGGTAGTGAAAAACTAGCAAGGAAATATCTTCCACTTGTTGCAACTATCGGTTTTATCGTATTTTTTTCAAATATTGTAGGTATTATTCCTGGATTTGAGTCGCCAACATCAAGTCTAAATTTAACCCTAGTTTTGGCTTTAGTTGTATTTGTTTATTACAACTTTGAGGGCATTAGAGAAAATGGATTTTTTAAATACTTTGGACACTTTATGGGGCCGAATAAATTTCTAGCTCCTATTATGTTTCCAGTTGAAGTGATCTCGCATCTTTCACGTGTAGTTTCGCTATCATTTCGTCTTTTTGGTAATATCAAGGGAGATGATCTATTCTTGCTAGCGATGCTTACACTTGCACCTTGGTTTGCTCCGCTTCCAGCTTTTGCGCTTCTAACGCTTATGGCTGTTTTGCAAACATTTATCTTTATGATGCTAACTTACGTTTATCTAGCTGGTGCCGTTGCTATTAGTGAGCACGAGCATTAA
- a CDS encoding glycoside hydrolase family 3 N-terminal domain-containing protein, which produces MRALKFILFVAIFALELNGVEVSLRAKVSQMIMVGFNGASTKDAAFRAMLSDAGYERFGGVMLLGRNVTSKAQLKASIKAIKEKNPKIFIAIDEEGGNVSRMKDKSFDGPYPSAYEVASTLDIKSAYDLYSKMAINLKECGINLNFAPVVDLHDENSPIIAAKQRAFSEYASKVVIYADAFMDAFKEQGILTTLKHFPGHGSSKEDSHKNKSEITLSKDALLPYKDAINTGRAQIIMVGHLFVKGIDEDNPATLSKKIITDLLRNELKFNGVVISDDMLMKGVGDEALAQKVVKFINAGGDILLFSEFKINNQRTADLVAQIIVDAVNEKKISKERIDASYKRIMALKAKL; this is translated from the coding sequence ATGAGAGCTTTAAAATTTATACTTTTTGTGGCCATTTTTGCTCTGGAGCTTAATGGCGTAGAAGTGAGCCTAAGAGCTAAGGTCTCGCAGATGATAATGGTTGGCTTTAATGGAGCTAGCACAAAAGATGCTGCATTTCGCGCGATGTTAAGCGATGCTGGATACGAGAGATTTGGCGGAGTGATGCTACTTGGTAGAAACGTGACTAGCAAAGCCCAGCTAAAAGCTAGCATAAAAGCGATCAAAGAGAAAAATCCCAAAATTTTCATCGCTATCGATGAAGAGGGCGGCAACGTGAGCCGCATGAAGGATAAGAGCTTTGATGGCCCATATCCTAGCGCATACGAGGTCGCAAGCACACTTGATATCAAAAGCGCATACGATCTCTACTCAAAAATGGCTATAAATTTAAAAGAGTGCGGCATAAATTTAAATTTCGCCCCAGTGGTCGATCTGCACGACGAAAACTCTCCGATCATCGCTGCTAAGCAAAGGGCGTTTAGCGAGTATGCAAGCAAGGTTGTGATCTACGCCGATGCTTTTATGGACGCATTTAAAGAGCAGGGCATCCTAACAACACTTAAGCACTTCCCAGGACATGGCAGCTCAAAAGAGGACTCGCATAAAAACAAGAGTGAGATCACGCTAAGCAAAGATGCGCTACTACCATACAAAGACGCTATAAACACAGGTAGAGCGCAGATCATCATGGTAGGGCACCTTTTTGTAAAAGGTATCGACGAGGACAATCCGGCCACACTTTCTAAAAAAATAATAACTGATCTCTTGCGAAATGAGCTTAAATTTAATGGCGTGGTCATCAGCGATGATATGCTGATGAAAGGCGTTGGCGACGAAGCTTTAGCACAAAAAGTGGTGAAATTTATAAACGCTGGTGGCGATATCTTGCTCTTTAGCGAGTTCAAGATAAATAACCAAAGAACGGCCGATCTAGTCGCTCAAATCATAGTCGATGCAGTAAACGAGAAAAAGATCAGCAAAGAGCGAATCGATGCTTCATATAAGAGGATAATGGCTCTAAAAGCGAAGCTTTAA
- the gatB gene encoding Asp-tRNA(Asn)/Glu-tRNA(Gln) amidotransferase subunit GatB, whose amino-acid sequence MFEVVIGLEVHTQLNTKTKIFCSCSTSFGDEANTHVCPTCLALPGALPVLNKEAVKKAISFGTAINAKINKKSVFNRKNYFYPDLPKAYQISQFEIPIVEGGELIIDVNGTKKRIGVTRAHLEEDAGKNIHEETESLVDLNRAGTPLLEIVSEPDLRSSDEAVAYLKKLHSILRFLNISDANMQEGSFRCDANVSIRPKGDTKLYTRVEIKNLNSFKFIQKAIDYEVERQSAAWEDGKYDEEVYQETRLFDTTNLVTRSMRGKEDSAEYRYFPDPDLLPVEIPEDMYNEAIKIPELAEQKVARYVSELGVKESDALNLTQSVEMARYFEELIAAGIAPKLATTWLIVELLGRLNNGVTIETSPVNSTKMINLLKRIEDGTISGKAAKEVLDYLMENDADVDGVIEKLGLKQVSDDSAIIAIIDQILAANTDKVEEYKNGKDKMFGFFVGQVMKEGKGAFNPGKVNELLKAKIG is encoded by the coding sequence ATGTTTGAAGTCGTTATCGGTTTAGAAGTTCATACTCAGCTTAATACAAAAACTAAAATTTTCTGCTCTTGCTCGACTAGCTTTGGTGACGAGGCAAACACTCATGTTTGTCCGACCTGCTTAGCTTTGCCTGGAGCACTGCCTGTTCTAAACAAAGAAGCTGTTAAAAAGGCGATTAGTTTTGGTACGGCGATAAACGCTAAAATCAATAAAAAATCAGTATTTAATAGAAAAAACTATTTTTACCCAGATCTTCCAAAGGCCTATCAAATTTCACAGTTTGAAATCCCTATCGTTGAAGGTGGCGAACTTATTATAGATGTTAATGGCACTAAAAAACGCATCGGCGTAACCAGAGCCCACCTTGAAGAGGACGCTGGAAAGAACATCCATGAAGAAACCGAGAGTTTGGTTGATCTAAATAGAGCCGGTACGCCACTTCTTGAGATAGTTAGCGAGCCAGATCTTAGAAGTAGTGATGAAGCGGTTGCTTATCTTAAAAAACTACACTCAATCCTTCGATTTTTAAATATAAGTGACGCAAATATGCAAGAGGGCAGCTTTCGCTGCGACGCAAACGTCTCTATCCGCCCAAAAGGTGATACGAAGCTTTACACGAGAGTTGAGATAAAAAACCTAAACTCATTTAAATTTATCCAAAAAGCTATCGACTACGAAGTAGAGCGTCAAAGTGCAGCTTGGGAAGATGGCAAATACGACGAAGAGGTCTATCAAGAGACGAGGCTGTTTGACACGACAAATTTAGTGACAAGATCTATGCGTGGCAAAGAGGATAGCGCGGAGTATAGGTACTTTCCTGATCCAGACTTGCTGCCAGTTGAGATCCCAGAAGATATGTATAATGAAGCGATAAAAATTCCAGAGCTTGCTGAGCAAAAGGTCGCAAGATATGTTAGCGAGCTAGGCGTAAAAGAGAGTGATGCACTAAATTTAACTCAAAGCGTTGAGATGGCTAGATATTTTGAAGAGCTGATCGCCGCTGGAATTGCTCCAAAGCTTGCTACTACGTGGCTTATAGTCGAGTTGCTTGGTCGCTTAAATAACGGCGTAACGATCGAGACAAGCCCAGTTAATAGTACTAAAATGATAAATTTACTAAAACGCATAGAAGATGGAACGATAAGCGGCAAGGCTGCAAAAGAGGTTCTGGACTACCTAATGGAAAATGATGCGGACGTTGATGGTGTCATCGAAAAGCTTGGCTTAAAACAAGTGAGTGACGACTCAGCGATCATCGCGATCATAGATCAAATTTTGGCTGCAAATACCGACAAAGTCGAAGAGTATAAAAACGGCAAAGATAAGATGTTTGGCTTCTTTGTCGGTCAGGTGATGAAAGAGGGCAAGGGTGCCTTTAACCCAGGCAAGGTCAATGAGCTTTTAAAGGCCAAAATAGGCTAA
- a CDS encoding aryl-sulfate sulfotransferase, whose product MNNVTIYLLLAFFAALILYFQIQKLTRKLDEEGAVPAYQKAAQEVLENLNNAEKYPKFCNVIFKKINALRQDILFEDALNSESEKDQALDALEQIREKLETLSKQENLSWESELFAILDKLDGFVRANFKDGEDRAEELREELKREFDGL is encoded by the coding sequence ATGAATAATGTGACGATTTATTTGCTGCTTGCGTTTTTTGCAGCGCTTATTTTATATTTTCAGATACAAAAACTAACCAGAAAGCTCGACGAAGAGGGAGCGGTGCCAGCTTATCAAAAAGCCGCACAGGAGGTTTTAGAAAATTTAAACAATGCTGAAAAATATCCAAAATTTTGCAACGTAATATTTAAAAAAATAAACGCCTTAAGGCAAGATATTTTATTTGAAGATGCGCTAAATAGTGAGTCTGAAAAAGATCAAGCATTAGATGCCTTAGAGCAAATAAGAGAAAAATTAGAAACTTTATCAAAGCAAGAGAATTTAAGCTGGGAGAGCGAACTCTTTGCGATCTTGGACAAGCTTGATGGCTTTGTAAGGGCAAATTTCAAAGACGGCGAAGATAGAGCAGAGGAGTTAAGAGAGGAACTAAAGAGAGAATTTGATGGGTTGTAA